In the Variovorax sp. S12S4 genome, one interval contains:
- the tal gene encoding transaldolase has protein sequence MNQLDALRQWTTVVADTGDFKQLSISKPQDATTNPSLILKAVQKPEYRPLLDEAVKSHAGKPLDEVIDRLLVRFGAEILSIIPGRVSTEVDARLSFDTAATIARGERIVALYKAEGIDTEKRLLIKVASTWEGIQAARALEQKGIRTNLTLLFSFAQAVACAEAGVQLISPFVGRIYDWYKKSAGAKWDEAASAGANDPGVKSVREIYNYYKQHGIKTEVMGASFRNVGQIQALAGCDLLTISPELLAELAASNEPLEHALDAKKAAATASVEKLSYDEPSFRFALNEDAMATEKLAEGIRAFAADAVKLEKLMQESGK, from the coding sequence ATGAATCAACTCGATGCTCTCCGTCAATGGACCACCGTGGTCGCCGACACCGGCGACTTCAAGCAACTCAGCATTTCCAAGCCGCAGGACGCGACCACCAATCCGTCGCTCATCCTCAAGGCGGTGCAAAAGCCCGAGTACCGGCCGCTGCTCGATGAAGCCGTCAAGAGCCATGCGGGCAAGCCGCTCGACGAAGTCATCGACCGACTGCTGGTGCGCTTCGGCGCCGAGATTCTCTCGATCATTCCCGGACGCGTATCGACCGAAGTCGACGCCCGCCTTTCGTTCGACACCGCCGCCACCATTGCACGCGGCGAGCGCATCGTGGCGCTCTACAAGGCCGAAGGCATCGACACCGAGAAGCGCCTGCTGATCAAGGTGGCCTCCACGTGGGAGGGCATCCAGGCGGCGCGCGCGCTCGAGCAGAAGGGCATTCGCACCAACCTCACGCTGCTGTTCTCGTTTGCGCAGGCGGTGGCCTGCGCCGAGGCCGGCGTGCAGCTCATTTCGCCCTTTGTGGGCCGCATCTACGACTGGTACAAGAAGTCGGCCGGCGCCAAGTGGGACGAGGCGGCGAGCGCGGGCGCCAACGATCCGGGCGTCAAGTCGGTGCGCGAGATCTACAACTACTACAAGCAGCACGGCATCAAGACAGAGGTGATGGGCGCAAGCTTCCGCAACGTGGGGCAGATCCAGGCCCTGGCCGGCTGCGACCTGCTGACCATCAGCCCTGAGCTGCTGGCCGAGTTGGCCGCCAGCAACGAGCCGCTCGAGCACGCGCTCGACGCCAAGAAGGCTGCCGCAACGGCCAGCGTGGAGAAGCTGAGCTACGACGAGCCGAGCTTCCGCTTTGCGCTGAACGAAGACGCCATGGCCACCGAGAAGCTCGCCGAGGGCATCCGCGCCTTTGCAGCCGACGCCGTGAAGCTGGAAAAACTCATGCAGGAAAGCGGCAAGTAA
- the pgi gene encoding glucose-6-phosphate isomerase, whose translation MAMTLRCDRAPAWAQLQSYFETAGRQFDVRHAFVDDAGRFERFSQEAPYVFADLSKNLIDARTEEMLLSLARECGLEAHRDAMFAGEHINNTEDRAVLHTLLRAPANAAAGNTAAELREVHATLDAMLAYAEKVRSDHTITDVVNIGIGGSDLGPQMAVLALAEFAAPGKRFHFVSNVDGHELDGVLRDLAPEHTLFLIASKTFTTTETMTNALSAKRWYEQSGGTDIAGHFAALTTNVEAAKQFGIDITFGFWDWVGGRYSLWSAIGLPIALAIGADGFRRLLAGAHAMDEHFRTAPLEKNLPVRLGLLDVWYRNFHKFTSRGIAPYHSALKRLPAYLQQLEMESNGKQVDASGEPLPNGLGTSPVLWGEPGTNGQHAYFQMLHQGTDVIPLEFVAVRDAAHTLEGHHAKLLANALAQAQALMVGKLDAGGHKNFPGNRPSTFFVFEKLTPESLGAFLALYEHRVFTSGALWGINSFDQWGVELGKVLAKDIEPRLASGDIMGLDASTAGLLKRLGS comes from the coding sequence ATGGCCATGACCCTTCGCTGCGACCGCGCGCCCGCTTGGGCGCAGCTGCAAAGCTACTTCGAGACCGCGGGCCGCCAGTTCGACGTGCGCCACGCCTTCGTCGACGATGCCGGGCGCTTCGAGCGCTTCAGCCAGGAAGCACCTTACGTCTTTGCCGACCTGTCGAAGAACCTGATCGATGCGCGCACCGAGGAAATGCTGCTTTCGCTGGCCCGCGAATGCGGCCTTGAGGCGCATCGCGATGCGATGTTTGCCGGCGAGCACATCAACAACACCGAAGACCGCGCGGTGCTGCACACGCTGCTGCGCGCGCCAGCCAATGCCGCGGCGGGCAACACCGCGGCCGAGCTGCGCGAAGTGCACGCGACGCTCGACGCGATGCTGGCCTATGCCGAGAAGGTGCGCAGCGATCACACCATTACCGACGTGGTCAACATCGGCATCGGCGGCTCCGACCTCGGCCCGCAGATGGCGGTGCTGGCGCTCGCCGAATTCGCCGCTCCGGGCAAGCGCTTTCATTTCGTTTCGAACGTCGACGGCCACGAGCTCGACGGCGTGCTGCGCGACCTGGCCCCCGAACACACGCTGTTCCTGATTGCGTCCAAGACCTTCACCACGACCGAGACGATGACCAACGCGCTCTCGGCCAAGCGCTGGTACGAGCAGTCGGGCGGTACGGACATCGCCGGCCACTTTGCCGCGCTCACCACCAACGTGGAGGCCGCGAAGCAATTCGGCATCGACATCACCTTCGGCTTCTGGGACTGGGTCGGCGGCCGCTATTCGCTGTGGTCGGCCATCGGGCTGCCGATTGCATTGGCCATCGGCGCCGACGGATTCCGCCGGCTGCTGGCAGGCGCGCATGCGATGGACGAGCACTTCCGCACCGCGCCGCTCGAAAAGAACCTGCCGGTGCGCCTGGGCCTGCTCGACGTCTGGTACCGCAACTTCCACAAGTTCACGAGCCGCGGCATCGCGCCGTATCACAGCGCCCTGAAGCGCTTGCCGGCCTACCTGCAGCAGCTCGAGATGGAAAGCAACGGAAAGCAGGTCGATGCAAGCGGCGAGCCGCTGCCGAATGGCTTGGGCACTTCGCCCGTGCTCTGGGGCGAGCCCGGCACCAATGGCCAGCATGCCTACTTCCAGATGCTGCACCAGGGCACGGATGTGATTCCACTCGAATTCGTGGCGGTGCGCGACGCAGCGCACACGCTCGAAGGCCACCACGCCAAGTTGCTGGCCAATGCGCTCGCGCAGGCGCAGGCATTGATGGTCGGAAAGCTCGACGCCGGTGGCCACAAGAACTTTCCAGGCAACCGGCCGAGCACCTTCTTCGTGTTCGAGAAGCTCACGCCCGAATCGCTGGGTGCGTTCCTTGCGCTGTACGAACACCGCGTGTTCACCAGCGGTGCGCTGTGGGGCATCAACAGCTTCGACCAGTGGGGTGTGGAGCTCGGCAAGGTGCTTGCGAAGGACATCGAGCCGCGTCTTGCCTCGGGCGACATCATGGGGCTTGATGCCTCGACGGCTGGATTGTTGAAGCGGCTCGGGTCCTGA
- a CDS encoding 4-hydroxythreonine-4-phosphate dehydrogenase PdxA, whose product MPTPSKTPTVISAKPRIAVLLGDPSGIGPEMAVKLLARQRNLEAARVLLIADPVVLAAGERVAGVKLDPLQVDRLENLRFEDGRPTLLLRDWMEGREPALGESNEASGRASFEALELATAAVRRGQADGILFAPLNKHSLRLGGLVHEDELRYMQERFAVKGFVCEFNLTGSLWTSRVTSHIPLKDVAAHITMEGVSDAVKIIASALRRAGVAQPRIAVTGLNPHAGDGGSIGMEEIEIIAPAIEQLRAEGFDARGPFSPDTVFIGARRGDVDAVVSMYHDQGQIAMKLMGFEQGVTLHGGLPVPVATSASGSAFDIAGKGVAQIEGLQQAFDLCVRMASGSPVRTVAEAATA is encoded by the coding sequence ATGCCCACCCCATCGAAGACCCCGACCGTCATTTCCGCGAAGCCCCGCATCGCCGTGCTGCTCGGCGACCCGAGCGGCATCGGCCCCGAGATGGCCGTGAAGCTGCTCGCGCGCCAGCGCAACCTGGAGGCCGCGCGCGTGCTGCTGATCGCCGACCCCGTGGTGCTGGCCGCGGGCGAGCGCGTGGCGGGCGTGAAGCTCGACCCGCTGCAGGTCGACCGGTTGGAGAACCTTCGCTTCGAGGACGGCCGCCCCACGCTGCTGCTGCGCGACTGGATGGAGGGGCGGGAGCCGGCGCTCGGCGAATCGAACGAGGCTTCAGGCCGCGCATCCTTCGAAGCACTGGAGCTCGCCACCGCGGCGGTGCGGCGCGGGCAGGCCGACGGCATTCTCTTTGCGCCGCTCAACAAGCATTCGCTTCGTCTGGGTGGCCTGGTGCATGAAGATGAGCTGCGCTACATGCAGGAACGCTTTGCCGTGAAGGGCTTCGTCTGCGAGTTCAACCTGACGGGCTCGCTATGGACCTCGCGCGTAACGTCGCACATTCCGCTGAAGGACGTAGCGGCCCACATCACGATGGAGGGCGTGAGCGATGCGGTGAAGATCATTGCATCGGCCCTGCGCCGCGCAGGTGTGGCACAACCTCGCATTGCGGTGACGGGGCTCAACCCGCATGCGGGAGACGGCGGCTCCATCGGCATGGAAGAAATCGAGATCATCGCGCCGGCCATCGAACAACTGCGCGCCGAGGGCTTCGACGCCCGCGGTCCGTTCTCTCCTGACACGGTGTTCATCGGCGCACGCCGTGGCGATGTGGATGCGGTGGTGTCGATGTATCACGACCAGGGCCAGATCGCGATGAAGCTGATGGGCTTCGAGCAGGGTGTGACGCTGCACGGCGGCCTGCCGGTGCCGGTGGCCACCTCGGCCAGCGGCAGCGCTTTTGACATCGCAGGCAAGGGTGTTGCGCAGATCGAAGGGCTGCAGCAGGCCTTCGACTTGTGCGTGCGGATGGCGAGTGGTTCGCCTGTGCGGACGGTTGCAGAAGCGGCTACTGCTTGA